In Spinacia oleracea cultivar Varoflay chromosome 5, BTI_SOV_V1, whole genome shotgun sequence, a single window of DNA contains:
- the LOC110798269 gene encoding glutamyl-tRNA(Gln) amidotransferase subunit B, chloroplastic/mitochondrial isoform X1 produces MASLLFRGLQVRPLCIYPSSLLTKKVGVFYCTSNSLHSQSVTTQNQLKTQSKVVSRNQGTTLDKLLKDYEAVIGIETHVQLSTITKAFCGCAYNYGSEPNTNICPVCMGLPGALPVMNSKVIECAVKLGLALNCKLSLNSKFDRKQYFYPDLPKGYQISQFDVPIATSGYVDLDLPLEYGGGHRKFGITRVHMEEDAGKLIHTDGGSHSQVDLNRAGVPLLEIVSEPDMRSGIEAAEYGAEIQRLVRYLGVSNGNMQEGSLRCDVNISVRPRGQVEFGTKVEIKNLNSFSAISRAIDYEITRQVQLHNQGLAYQIVQETRLWEEGAQKTVTMRKKEGLADYRYFPEPDLSEVTLTKEYIEDIRDSLPEIPELKRRRYEQMGLSMQDVIFLANDVNVAEFFDATLSKGADMKLAANWIMGDIAAYMKNEKVSINEIKLTPDELAELIDSIKKGTISGKIGKEILFELIAKGGTVKGLIKEKNLVQITDPAEIEKMIDRVLAENPKQVEQYRGGKTKLQGFFAGQIMKESKGKANPGVLNKILLEKLNAKD; encoded by the exons ATGGCATCTTTACTGTTTAGAGGGTTACAAGTTCGTCCTTTGTGTATTTACCCGTCTTCGTTGTTGACTAAAAAAGTGGGTGTTTTTTACTGCACATCTAATAGCCTACATTCCCAAAGTGTAACAACACAAAATCAGCTGAAGACGCAATCAAAAGTTGTAAGTCGAAATCAAGGCACAACACTTGACAAATTGTTGAAAGACTATGAAGCAGTCATTGGTATAGAAACCCATGTACAACTTTCCACTATTACTAAGGCCTTTTGTGGATGTGCCTACAATTATGGTTCGGAACCAAACACCAATATTTGCCCTGTTTGCATGGGTTTACCAGGTGCCTTGCCAGTTATGAACTCCAAGGTTATTGAGTGTGCTGTGAAACTTGGCCTTGCGCTTAATTGCAAGCTATCCTTAAACTCAAAGTTTGACAGGAAGCAGTATTTTTACCCTGATTTGCCTAAGGGCTACCAGATCTCTCAGTTCGATGTTCCTATAGCGACTAGTGGGTATGTTGACTTGGATCTCCCACTCGAGTATGGTGGTGGGCATAGGAAATTTGGGATAACTCGAGTCCATATGGAAGAGGATGCAGGGAAACTAATCCATACAGACGGTGGAAGTCATTCTCAG GTCGATTTAAATAGGGCTGGTGTACCTTTACTTGAAATTGTCTCTGAACCTGATATGAGAAGTGGCATAGAAGCTGCAGAATATGGTGCAGAAATTCAGAGATTAGTTAGGTACTTGGGTGTGAGCAATGGTAATATGCAAGAAGGTTCACTACGTTGTGATGTTAATATATCAGTCCGTCCAAGAGGGCAAGTTGAGTTTGGTACAAAG gttgaaataaaaaatttgaactCATTTTCAGCAATAAGTAGGGCCATTGATTATGAGATCACAAGACAAGTACAACTGCATAACCAAGGCCTAGCTTACCAAATTGTACAAGAGACTCGTCTTTGGGAGGAGGGTGCTCAG AAAACAGTAACTATGAGAAAGAAGGAAGGGCTTGCTGATTATCGGTATTTCCCAGAGCCAGACCTTTCAGAAGTGACTTTGACAAAGGAATATATTGAGGACATTCGTGATTCTTTGCCAGAAATTCCAGAGTTGAAGAGGCGGCGGTATGAACAAATGGGATTAAGCATGCAGGATGtgatttttcttgccaatgatGTAAAT GTTGCTGAATTTTTTGACGCGACCCTATCTAAAGGTGCTGACATGAAGCTAGCTGCTAACTGGATAATGGGTGATATTGCAGCTTACATGAAGAATGAAAAAGTGTCCATTAATGAGATAAAGCTTACTCCTGATGAGTTGGCTGAATTGATTGATTCTATTAAAAAAGGGACTATCAGTGGTAAAATTGGTAAAGAG ATACTTTTTGAGCTAATAGCTAAAGGAGGAACCGTCAAGGGCCTTATCAAGGAAAAGAATTTGGTCCAG ATAACAGATCCTGCTGAGATAGAGAAGATGATTGATAGAGTGCTTGCAGAAAATCCAAAGCAAGTTGAACAATACCGTGGGGGCAAGACAAAGCTGCAAGGCTTCTTTGCTGGTCAG ATCATGAAAGAATCGAAAGGCAAGGCAAATCCAGGTGTGTTGAACAAAATACTCCTCGAGAAACTAAATGCCAAGGACTGA
- the LOC110798269 gene encoding glutamyl-tRNA(Gln) amidotransferase subunit B, chloroplastic/mitochondrial isoform X2 → MASLLFRGLQVRPLCIYPSSLLTKKVGVFYCTSNSLHSQSVTTQNQLKTQSKVVSRNQGTTLDKLLKDYEAVIGIETHVQLSTITKAFCGCAYNYGSEPNTNICPVCMGLPGALPVMNSKVIECAVKLGLALNCKLSLNSKFDRKQYFYPDLPKGYQISQFDVPIATSGYVDLDLPLEYGGGHRKFGITRVHMEEDAGKLIHTDGGSHSQVEIKNLNSFSAISRAIDYEITRQVQLHNQGLAYQIVQETRLWEEGAQKTVTMRKKEGLADYRYFPEPDLSEVTLTKEYIEDIRDSLPEIPELKRRRYEQMGLSMQDVIFLANDVNVAEFFDATLSKGADMKLAANWIMGDIAAYMKNEKVSINEIKLTPDELAELIDSIKKGTISGKIGKEILFELIAKGGTVKGLIKEKNLVQITDPAEIEKMIDRVLAENPKQVEQYRGGKTKLQGFFAGQIMKESKGKANPGVLNKILLEKLNAKD, encoded by the exons ATGGCATCTTTACTGTTTAGAGGGTTACAAGTTCGTCCTTTGTGTATTTACCCGTCTTCGTTGTTGACTAAAAAAGTGGGTGTTTTTTACTGCACATCTAATAGCCTACATTCCCAAAGTGTAACAACACAAAATCAGCTGAAGACGCAATCAAAAGTTGTAAGTCGAAATCAAGGCACAACACTTGACAAATTGTTGAAAGACTATGAAGCAGTCATTGGTATAGAAACCCATGTACAACTTTCCACTATTACTAAGGCCTTTTGTGGATGTGCCTACAATTATGGTTCGGAACCAAACACCAATATTTGCCCTGTTTGCATGGGTTTACCAGGTGCCTTGCCAGTTATGAACTCCAAGGTTATTGAGTGTGCTGTGAAACTTGGCCTTGCGCTTAATTGCAAGCTATCCTTAAACTCAAAGTTTGACAGGAAGCAGTATTTTTACCCTGATTTGCCTAAGGGCTACCAGATCTCTCAGTTCGATGTTCCTATAGCGACTAGTGGGTATGTTGACTTGGATCTCCCACTCGAGTATGGTGGTGGGCATAGGAAATTTGGGATAACTCGAGTCCATATGGAAGAGGATGCAGGGAAACTAATCCATACAGACGGTGGAAGTCATTCTCAG gttgaaataaaaaatttgaactCATTTTCAGCAATAAGTAGGGCCATTGATTATGAGATCACAAGACAAGTACAACTGCATAACCAAGGCCTAGCTTACCAAATTGTACAAGAGACTCGTCTTTGGGAGGAGGGTGCTCAG AAAACAGTAACTATGAGAAAGAAGGAAGGGCTTGCTGATTATCGGTATTTCCCAGAGCCAGACCTTTCAGAAGTGACTTTGACAAAGGAATATATTGAGGACATTCGTGATTCTTTGCCAGAAATTCCAGAGTTGAAGAGGCGGCGGTATGAACAAATGGGATTAAGCATGCAGGATGtgatttttcttgccaatgatGTAAAT GTTGCTGAATTTTTTGACGCGACCCTATCTAAAGGTGCTGACATGAAGCTAGCTGCTAACTGGATAATGGGTGATATTGCAGCTTACATGAAGAATGAAAAAGTGTCCATTAATGAGATAAAGCTTACTCCTGATGAGTTGGCTGAATTGATTGATTCTATTAAAAAAGGGACTATCAGTGGTAAAATTGGTAAAGAG ATACTTTTTGAGCTAATAGCTAAAGGAGGAACCGTCAAGGGCCTTATCAAGGAAAAGAATTTGGTCCAG ATAACAGATCCTGCTGAGATAGAGAAGATGATTGATAGAGTGCTTGCAGAAAATCCAAAGCAAGTTGAACAATACCGTGGGGGCAAGACAAAGCTGCAAGGCTTCTTTGCTGGTCAG ATCATGAAAGAATCGAAAGGCAAGGCAAATCCAGGTGTGTTGAACAAAATACTCCTCGAGAAACTAAATGCCAAGGACTGA